One genomic region from Bradyrhizobium icense encodes:
- a CDS encoding alpha/beta fold hydrolase: protein MKTLRTLTVVAALLAGSLGAQTAPALAAAPVKVKNVVLVHGAWADGSSWSEVIPRLQAAGLHVTAVQNPLTSLEDSVAATRRALAQQDGPTILVAHSWGGTVISEVGTDPKVTGLVYIAARAPDAGEDFVALSQKFPTGPARAGVQEHDGFTKLSEDAFLKYFANGVDRKTAEVLYAVQEPTASSLFTGRTTAAAWHSKPSWYAVSKQDYTINPDLERFLAKRMNATTIELDAGHLSLVSQPDKVAGLILAAAGQHE from the coding sequence ATGAAAACTTTACGAACACTGACAGTCGTTGCCGCCCTTCTTGCCGGATCGCTCGGCGCGCAGACGGCGCCGGCGCTCGCCGCCGCACCGGTCAAGGTCAAGAACGTGGTGCTGGTGCACGGCGCCTGGGCCGACGGATCGAGCTGGTCGGAAGTCATTCCGCGCCTGCAGGCGGCGGGCCTTCACGTGACCGCGGTCCAGAATCCGCTGACCTCGCTGGAAGATTCCGTGGCCGCAACGCGCCGCGCGCTGGCGCAGCAGGACGGTCCGACCATCCTGGTGGCGCACTCCTGGGGCGGAACGGTCATCAGCGAAGTCGGCACCGACCCGAAAGTCACGGGGCTGGTCTATATCGCAGCCCGCGCCCCCGATGCAGGCGAGGATTTCGTCGCACTCTCACAGAAATTTCCAACGGGGCCGGCGCGGGCCGGCGTTCAGGAGCATGACGGCTTCACCAAACTGTCCGAGGACGCATTCCTGAAATATTTCGCCAACGGCGTCGACCGCAAGACGGCGGAAGTGCTCTACGCCGTGCAGGAGCCGACCGCTTCTTCCCTGTTCACCGGCCGCACCACCGCTGCCGCCTGGCACAGCAAGCCAAGCTGGTACGCAGTCTCGAAGCAGGACTACACCATCAATCCCGACCTCGAGCGGTTTCTCGCGAAGCGGATGAATGCCACGACGATCGAGCTCGACGCCGGCCACCTGTCGCTGGTCTCGCAGCCCGACAAGGTCGCCGGCCTGATCCTGGCCGCCGCCGGACAGCACGAATAG
- a CDS encoding Hsp20 family protein has translation MRTYDLTPFYRSTVGFDRFFNLLDQVTSDGSPGYPPYNIERTGENAYRISVAVSGFSQGELSIVAKENTLTIKGEKTANENGKDKSEVLYRGIAARAFERVFQLADFVQVKNASLENGLLHVDLVREIPEAKKPRSIPINSGAQTPQVVDASVAA, from the coding sequence ATGCGCACCTACGATCTTACCCCGTTTTATCGTTCCACCGTCGGCTTCGACCGCTTCTTCAACCTGCTCGACCAGGTGACCTCAGACGGCAGCCCCGGTTATCCGCCCTACAATATCGAGCGCACCGGTGAGAACGCCTACCGCATCAGCGTTGCGGTATCCGGCTTCTCGCAGGGCGAGCTTTCGATCGTCGCGAAGGAAAACACGCTGACGATCAAGGGCGAGAAAACCGCCAACGAGAACGGCAAGGACAAATCCGAAGTGCTCTACCGCGGCATCGCCGCACGCGCCTTCGAGCGCGTCTTCCAGCTCGCCGATTTCGTGCAGGTGAAGAACGCCTCGCTCGAGAACGGCCTGCTCCACGTCGATCTCGTCCGCGAAATCCCCGAGGCCAAGAAGCCGCGCAGCATCCCGATCAATTCGGGCGCGCAGACCCCGCAGGTGGTCGACGCTTCGGTTGCCGCGTAA
- a CDS encoding adenylate/guanylate cyclase domain-containing protein, translated as MERRLAAIVCADVAGYSRMMGADEAGTHATFKAHRSAIYPIILNHGGRLVKNTGDGFLLEFPSIVGAIEAAVAMQIVMAERNEHLPADRAMQFRMGIHMGDVMADEDEVFGDDVNIAVRLESVAAPGGVAVSGKACHEAGKRLSVTFVDAGPYRFKNIEEPIHVWTWQPGGAGSGPARKAASETSATNLPAQYRTAIVGVLPFANLSESADEYFSDGLTEDLIHALSLQSFYRVLSRNSTFSFKGKNVSTRLIAREIDATYLIQGSVRRAVNKIRVTAELIAPETGEQLWTGRFDRDMGDLFAMQDELTTSLSAAIAAEIYRAEASAPPRSSSNDITAWDRFLKGLSHYYLQTKTDFEIAIGLFKEAIALDPTLSIARAYLATIQTQAIHFGWIKGTREVWDTAMSLAESSVRLDPRSSFAFQILAYLHALEGHYEAAMDAAKRAVGLNPYDMGARGVLGACHLYNGEHRAAVELFTMAAQRGNSDPRYQFAAFNAFSHYLLGQYDASLSWAREALYANPNHLQALAVRPAALAQLGRTAEAANATEVLLGNYPTLTVERFLRNFNWKVPADIAHFRDGLLKAGIPFSKLTLVDSSPRLAADS; from the coding sequence ATGGAAAGACGCTTGGCAGCCATCGTCTGCGCTGACGTCGCCGGCTACTCCCGAATGATGGGGGCCGACGAGGCGGGGACGCACGCCACGTTCAAGGCCCATCGGAGCGCGATCTATCCGATCATCCTCAATCATGGCGGCCGTCTGGTGAAGAACACCGGCGACGGCTTCCTTCTGGAGTTTCCCTCTATCGTCGGCGCCATAGAGGCCGCGGTCGCGATGCAGATCGTGATGGCGGAGCGCAACGAGCACCTGCCCGCCGACCGCGCCATGCAGTTTCGCATGGGCATCCACATGGGCGACGTGATGGCCGACGAGGACGAGGTGTTCGGCGATGACGTCAACATCGCGGTCCGCCTCGAATCGGTTGCCGCTCCCGGCGGCGTGGCGGTTTCGGGCAAGGCCTGTCATGAGGCCGGCAAGCGCCTCAGCGTCACGTTCGTCGATGCCGGTCCTTACCGGTTCAAGAACATCGAGGAGCCGATCCATGTCTGGACCTGGCAGCCCGGGGGTGCCGGCAGCGGCCCGGCCCGTAAAGCCGCGTCCGAGACATCGGCCACGAACCTGCCCGCCCAATATCGCACCGCGATCGTGGGCGTGCTCCCATTCGCGAATTTGAGCGAGAGCGCGGACGAGTATTTTTCCGACGGGCTGACCGAGGACCTGATCCACGCGCTTTCGCTGCAATCGTTCTACCGGGTGCTGAGCCGGAATTCGACGTTCTCGTTCAAAGGCAAGAACGTGAGCACGCGCCTGATCGCGCGCGAGATCGACGCCACCTACCTGATCCAGGGCTCGGTGCGCCGCGCCGTCAACAAGATCCGCGTCACCGCCGAATTGATCGCCCCTGAAACCGGCGAGCAGTTATGGACCGGCCGTTTCGACCGCGACATGGGCGATCTGTTCGCGATGCAGGACGAGCTCACCACCAGCCTGTCGGCGGCGATCGCGGCCGAAATCTACCGGGCGGAGGCCTCCGCCCCGCCCCGCTCCTCGTCGAACGACATCACGGCCTGGGATCGATTCCTCAAGGGGCTGTCGCACTATTACCTGCAGACCAAGACGGATTTCGAGATCGCGATCGGGTTGTTCAAGGAAGCCATCGCGCTCGACCCGACGCTATCGATCGCTCGTGCCTATCTCGCCACCATCCAGACCCAGGCCATCCATTTCGGGTGGATCAAGGGCACGCGCGAAGTGTGGGATACCGCGATGAGCCTTGCGGAGAGCAGCGTCCGGCTCGATCCGCGTTCGTCCTTTGCGTTTCAGATTCTCGCCTATCTGCATGCGCTGGAAGGACACTACGAGGCAGCGATGGATGCCGCCAAGCGGGCGGTCGGGCTCAACCCCTACGACATGGGCGCCCGAGGCGTGCTCGGCGCGTGTCATCTCTACAACGGCGAACATCGGGCCGCCGTCGAATTGTTCACGATGGCAGCGCAGCGCGGCAACAGCGATCCCCGATACCAATTTGCGGCGTTCAACGCATTCAGCCACTATCTTCTCGGTCAATACGATGCCTCGCTGTCATGGGCCCGCGAGGCTCTGTACGCCAATCCCAATCATCTGCAGGCGCTTGCGGTACGGCCGGCGGCGCTCGCCCAGTTGGGACGAACCGCGGAAGCGGCCAACGCTACCGAGGTCCTGCTCGGCAACTATCCGACACTGACCGTCGAGCGATTTTTGCGGAATTTCAACTGGAAGGTCCCGGCCGACATCGCTCATTTCCGCGACGGACTTTTGAAGGCCGGCATCCCCTTCAGCAAATTGACGCTCGTCGATTCCTCACCAAGGCTCGCTGCAGATTCCTGA
- a CDS encoding alpha/beta fold hydrolase — protein MTLVSIPANPVPEDVVSGTIKTPDGAELRFARWAPPAGRKGTVCVFTGRSEQIEKYFETVRDLRDRGFAVAMIDWRGQGHSSRRLRDPRKGYVRDFSDFEVDVETFVQQVVLPDCPPPYFALAHSMGGAVMLRVAHAGKRWFDRMVLSAPMIDLPGRTTSFPTRALLRIMRLMGQGGRYVPGGSDALTGTESFINNPFTSDPVRYARNAAILEEDPTLGIGSPTVAWADTAFRAMHTFRGMNYPSEIRQPILMLAASNDTIVSTAAIEEFAYHLRAGSHLVIAGSKHEILQEQDRYRAQFWAAFDAFVPGTPLFK, from the coding sequence ATGACGCTCGTCTCGATTCCCGCCAATCCGGTTCCGGAGGACGTCGTCTCGGGCACCATCAAGACGCCCGATGGCGCGGAACTTAGGTTTGCGCGCTGGGCGCCGCCGGCCGGACGCAAAGGTACCGTCTGCGTCTTCACCGGGCGCAGCGAGCAGATCGAGAAATATTTCGAGACGGTGCGCGATTTGCGCGATCGCGGATTTGCGGTGGCGATGATCGACTGGCGCGGGCAGGGGCATTCCTCGCGCCGCCTGCGCGACCCGCGCAAGGGCTATGTCCGCGACTTCTCCGATTTCGAAGTGGACGTCGAAACCTTCGTGCAACAGGTGGTGCTGCCGGATTGCCCGCCGCCCTACTTCGCGCTGGCGCATTCGATGGGCGGTGCGGTCATGCTGCGGGTGGCGCACGCGGGAAAACGCTGGTTCGACCGCATGGTGCTGTCGGCGCCGATGATCGACCTGCCGGGGCGCACGACGTCGTTTCCGACGCGGGCGCTGCTTCGGATCATGCGGCTGATGGGGCAGGGCGGCCGCTACGTGCCCGGCGGCAGCGACGCGCTGACCGGAACGGAATCCTTCATCAACAACCCATTCACCAGCGATCCCGTGCGCTATGCCCGCAACGCCGCGATCCTGGAAGAGGACCCGACGCTCGGCATCGGCTCGCCGACGGTGGCCTGGGCCGATACCGCGTTCCGGGCGATGCACACTTTCCGCGGCATGAACTACCCGTCGGAAATCCGCCAGCCGATCCTGATGCTGGCCGCCAGCAACGACACCATCGTTTCAACGGCGGCGATCGAGGAGTTCGCCTATCACTTACGCGCCGGCTCGCATCTGGTGATCGCAGGCTCCAAGCACGAGATCCTGCAGGAACAGGACCGCTACCGCGCGCAATTCTGGGCGGCATTCGACGCCTTCGTGCCGGGGACGCCGCTGTTCAAGTGA